CACCACCGCTTCTTGCGCATGCCTTGCTCAAAAGCCTGGATTTGATTTGCGCTGAAGATCTACGCAGAACACATCTTGCGAATTTGATTGCGCGCTTCAATAATTGCCTGCGCCTCGAGCGTTGGCGACTGCTGCCCTCGCAAACCCCGATCCAGCCTTTAATTATCGGCGAGAACCGCATGGCGCTAAAGGTGGGCGCGGCGCTGGCGGAAATGGGAATTCTGGTTCCTGCGATTAGACCGCCCAGCGTGCCGCCGGGCACAGCGCGACTGAGGATTTCGCTGTCCGCCACCCACACGGCAGAAGACGTAGAGCGGCTTGCAAACGCTTTGCATGAATTGGAAAGAACAGTTTAACGGTGGCGCTCGCGGCGTAAATTTTTATGGTCGTAGCTATCGTGTCTTTAAGAATTTTCTGGAATTCCTCTGCGCTCTGTGCTGAACGGGTTTTGAATTGTCATTGCATATCGAAACCATAGGCAACGGACGGGATCTGGTGCTTCTCCACGGCTGGGGCACGCACAGTGGCGTGTGGGACGGAGTGCGCGCGGACTTGGCGAACCGTTTCCGCGTTCATCTCGTAGATCTGCCCGGCTACCGCCACAGTCCGGCCTGTTCGCCATATACGCTTGAAAAAATTGCTCAAGGCCTGGCAATAGCGATACCTACATCCGTTTGTGTTTGCGGCTGGTCACTGGGTGCGCAGGTAGCGCTACGTTGGGCCCACGATTTTCCCGGACAGGTGACGCGCCTGGTGCTGGTTGCAGCGACACCGCGGTTTGTGCGCGATAACAGCTGGCCGAGTGGAATTGAAGGGTCGGTATTGCAGGATTTCGCCGCAGATTTACGGCGCGATGCGCAACGCTCGCTCAGACGCTTTGCATCACTGCAATTGCGCGGGGCGAAGAACGCGCGCAGGCAATGTGCTTGGCTCTGCGAACGCATATTCGAAGGCGCTAACCTCCAGGCATTGCAAGCGGGCCTGCAAATGCTATTGGATACCGATTTGCGCCGAGAAATCCGCGAAATAAGTCAACCGACATTACTGGTGCACGGGCAGAAAGACCGGCTGGTGTCCGAAATCTCTGCATACCGGTTGGCGCACCTTCTCGTTCGGGCGCGATTGGAAATGTTCGAGGACTGCGCCCATGTGCCGTTCCTGGACCAGGGCACCAGATTTGTGAAAGTGGTTTCAGAATTTATCAATGAATGATGAAGATCCATTCGCGATAGACAAGCGCCTTGCGCGGCTTGCTTTCGAGCGCGCGGCTGCGACTTACGATGAAGCCGCAGTATTGCAGCGCGAAGTGGGCGCTCGTATGCTCGGCCGCCTAGACTACATCAAATATCTTCCGCGATCGATACTCGATGCCGGCAGCGGCACCGGAGAGGGCACCCGCGCACTCCTGCAACGCTTTCCCAAGGCAAGCGTGCTGGCGCTGGATATCGCGCGTGGCATGCTGCAGCGCTCGCAAAAGCACCTGCCGAGGCGCTGGCTGCCATTTTTCTTCCGAACCATCGCTCACGTTTGCGCAGACATTGAACGCCTGCCGGTTAAAAGCTCAAGCATAGACATGGTGTGGTGCAACCTGACGCTACAATGGCTAAATGATCCACACCGAGTATTTGTCGAAATGCATCGCGCATTGCGGCCCGAAGGTTTGTTCATGTTCAGTACGTTTGGCCCGGATACGCTGAAAGAATTGCGCGAGGCGTATACGGGGATAGATCGTTACAGCCATGTGCATCGCTTCGCAGACATGCATGATCTCGGCGACATGCTGGTTGCTGCGCGGTTTGTCAACCCAGTCATGGAAATGGAACGGATTAGCATGACTTATTCCGACCTCACTTCGCTGATGCGTGACCTAAAGAGCATTGGCGCGCATAACGTGTCCCGCGGCAGGCGCCGCGGATTAACCGGAAAAACGCAGTTTCAGGCTGTCGCTCGCAATTACGAGCAGTTTCGTCGTGAAGGGCGGCTACCGGCGACTTTTGAAGTGGTGTACGGACACGCCTGGAAACCCGAATCCCCGCGTATGGATGATGGAAAAAAAGTTATCCGGCTGGAAGCCAAGAGTTCATGAGGCGCGGTTTTTTTGTAACTGGCAGCGATACCTCTGTCGGCAAAACAATACTTGCGTGCACATTGCTGCACGCTATTGCGTCACGCGGATTTAGCGTGGTGGGAATGAAACCAGTGGCCACAGGCTGCGAGGCAAGCCTTGAAGGTCCGCGTAACCATGATGTAGAACAGCTGATTGCGGCGAGCACAATCAAGGCGCCGCGGCATATTGTGAATCCGTACGCGCTCAATTCGCCAATTGCGCCACATATCGCCGCGCGACAGGCCGGGATTGAAATCAAGACGGAGTTAATTAAAGAGGCGTTCGAGCAGTTGA
The Burkholderiales bacterium DNA segment above includes these coding regions:
- the bioH gene encoding pimeloyl-ACP methyl ester esterase BioH, with translation MSLHIETIGNGRDLVLLHGWGTHSGVWDGVRADLANRFRVHLVDLPGYRHSPACSPYTLEKIAQGLAIAIPTSVCVCGWSLGAQVALRWAHDFPGQVTRLVLVAATPRFVRDNSWPSGIEGSVLQDFAADLRRDAQRSLRRFASLQLRGAKNARRQCAWLCERIFEGANLQALQAGLQMLLDTDLRREIREISQPTLLVHGQKDRLVSEISAYRLAHLLVRARLEMFEDCAHVPFLDQGTRFVKVVSEFINE
- the bioC gene encoding malonyl-ACP O-methyltransferase BioC codes for the protein MNDEDPFAIDKRLARLAFERAAATYDEAAVLQREVGARMLGRLDYIKYLPRSILDAGSGTGEGTRALLQRFPKASVLALDIARGMLQRSQKHLPRRWLPFFFRTIAHVCADIERLPVKSSSIDMVWCNLTLQWLNDPHRVFVEMHRALRPEGLFMFSTFGPDTLKELREAYTGIDRYSHVHRFADMHDLGDMLVAARFVNPVMEMERISMTYSDLTSLMRDLKSIGAHNVSRGRRRGLTGKTQFQAVARNYEQFRREGRLPATFEVVYGHAWKPESPRMDDGKKVIRLEAKSS